A genomic stretch from Pseudomonas sp. MUP55 includes:
- the folD gene encoding bifunctional methylenetetrahydrofolate dehydrogenase/methenyltetrahydrofolate cyclohydrolase FolD, which translates to MTAQLIDGKSIAASLRQQIAKRVTERRQQGLRTPGLAVILVGSDPASQVYVSHKRKDCEEVGFISKAYDLPSQTTQQALTDLIDSLNDDPNMDGILLQLPLPEHLDASKLLERIRPDKDVDGFHPYNVGRLAQRIPLLRPCTPKGIMTLLESTGVDLYGLDAVVVGASNIVGRPMAMELLLAGCTVTVTHRFTKDLAGHVGRADLVVVAAGKPGLVKGEWIKEGAIVIDVGINRQDDGKLVGDVVYDTALPRAGWITPVPGGVGPMTRACLLENTLYAAETLHS; encoded by the coding sequence ATGACTGCACAACTTATCGACGGCAAATCAATCGCCGCCAGCCTGCGCCAGCAGATCGCCAAACGCGTCACCGAGCGTCGCCAGCAAGGCCTGCGCACGCCCGGCCTCGCGGTGATCCTGGTCGGCAGCGATCCTGCCTCTCAGGTTTATGTCTCGCACAAGCGTAAAGACTGCGAAGAGGTCGGCTTCATCTCCAAAGCCTATGACTTGCCTTCGCAAACCACTCAACAGGCCCTGACCGACCTGATTGACAGCCTCAACGATGACCCGAACATGGACGGGATCCTGCTCCAGTTGCCGCTGCCCGAACACCTGGATGCCTCCAAGCTGCTGGAGCGCATCCGCCCGGACAAGGACGTCGACGGTTTCCATCCTTATAACGTCGGCCGCCTGGCCCAGCGCATCCCGCTGCTGCGCCCCTGCACCCCCAAAGGCATCATGACCCTGCTGGAAAGCACCGGGGTTGATCTGTATGGCCTCGACGCAGTAGTAGTCGGCGCATCGAACATCGTCGGTCGCCCGATGGCCATGGAACTGCTGCTGGCCGGCTGCACCGTCACCGTCACCCACCGTTTCACCAAGGACCTCGCTGGCCACGTTGGCCGCGCTGACCTGGTGGTGGTCGCCGCCGGCAAGCCGGGCCTGGTCAAGGGTGAGTGGATCAAGGAAGGCGCCATCGTCATCGACGTGGGCATCAACCGCCAGGATGACGGCAAGCTGGTGGGCGACGTGGTCTACGACACCGCCCTGCCCCGCGCCGGCTGGATCACGCCGGTACCAGGCGGTGTCGGCCCGATGACCCGAGCATGCCTCCTGGAAAATACCCTGTACGCAGCGGAAACCCTGCACAGCTAA
- the pbpG gene encoding D-alanyl-D-alanine endopeptidase has translation MKIRLSIVSLFFALTGTFAHAAETTLAPRDASKLHIASGSAMLVDLQTNKVIYSSNPDVVVPIASVSKLMTGLIVLEAKQNMDEYIDINITDTPEMKGVFSRVKIGSQMPRKEMLLIALMSSENRAAASLAHHYPGGYSAFIAAMNAKAKALGMTSTHYVEPTGLSIHNVSTARDLSKLLAYARKFPMLSQLSTTKEKTVAFRKPNYTLGFSNTDHLINRANWDIKLTKTGFTNQAGHCLVLVTSMGNRPVSLVILDAFGKFTHFADASRIRNWVETGASGSVPDVALRYKADKNLKSRAGVTEVRR, from the coding sequence GTGAAAATTCGTCTTTCCATCGTCAGCCTGTTTTTTGCTCTCACAGGCACCTTCGCCCACGCCGCCGAAACCACCCTGGCCCCGCGTGACGCCTCCAAACTGCATATCGCCTCCGGCAGCGCCATGCTGGTGGACCTGCAGACCAACAAGGTCATCTATTCCAGCAACCCCGACGTGGTCGTGCCCATCGCTTCCGTCAGCAAGCTGATGACCGGCCTGATCGTGCTGGAAGCCAAGCAGAACATGGATGAATACATCGACATCAACATCACCGACACGCCGGAGATGAAAGGCGTGTTCTCCCGCGTGAAGATCGGCAGCCAGATGCCGCGCAAGGAAATGCTGCTGATCGCGCTGATGTCCTCGGAAAACCGCGCCGCCGCGAGCCTGGCCCACCATTACCCCGGCGGCTACTCGGCGTTCATTGCCGCGATGAACGCCAAGGCCAAGGCGCTGGGCATGACCAGCACCCATTATGTGGAGCCGACAGGCCTGTCGATCCATAACGTGTCCACGGCCCGCGACCTGAGCAAGCTGCTGGCCTACGCGCGCAAATTCCCGATGTTGAGCCAACTGAGCACCACCAAGGAAAAGACCGTGGCGTTCCGCAAGCCCAACTACACCCTGGGTTTTTCCAACACCGACCACCTGATCAACCGTGCCAACTGGGACATCAAGCTGACCAAGACCGGCTTTACCAACCAGGCCGGACATTGCCTGGTGCTGGTGACCAGCATGGGCAACCGCCCGGTGTCGCTGGTAATCCTGGATGCGTTCGGCAAATTCACCCATTTCGCCGATGCCAGCCGTATTCGCAACTGGGTCGAGACTGGCGCGAGCGGCTCGGTGCCGGATGTGGCGTTGCGCTACAAGGCTGACAAGAATCTGAAGAGCCGTGCGGGTGTGACAGAAGTGCGTCGCTGA
- a CDS encoding PA2778 family cysteine peptidase: MRLRSNLKASILLACALGMVACSSQPSKLPGLPERVELNGVPTFRSEAYQSGPTALASMLSQQGIVMTPGLLDKPLHLPGAEADLERNMQKLAREYGLMVYPLDAKLTAVLAQVAAGYPVMARINSSFWSGPHYVVVVGFNQQKSTVLLRSGRERRLMMSFSDFESAWKSAGNWAILTQRPSQLPANVDAQRWREAANATAQSGQEQSAAQALKVLAEHK, translated from the coding sequence TTGCGCTTACGGTCAAACCTTAAAGCATCCATCCTTCTGGCCTGCGCCCTGGGGATGGTGGCCTGTTCCAGCCAGCCTTCGAAACTCCCCGGCCTGCCGGAGCGGGTTGAACTCAACGGCGTACCGACCTTTCGCAGCGAGGCTTATCAGAGCGGTCCTACGGCTCTGGCCAGCATGCTGTCGCAACAAGGCATTGTCATGACACCGGGGTTACTCGATAAGCCGCTGCACTTGCCGGGCGCCGAGGCCGACCTTGAGCGCAACATGCAAAAGTTGGCGCGTGAGTACGGGCTGATGGTGTACCCACTGGACGCCAAGCTGACCGCGGTGCTGGCGCAAGTGGCCGCGGGCTACCCGGTGATGGCGCGCATCAACTCAAGCTTCTGGTCCGGACCACACTATGTCGTGGTGGTGGGGTTCAACCAACAGAAGAGCACGGTGCTGCTGCGTTCCGGCAGGGAACGGCGCTTGATGATGAGCTTCAGCGATTTCGAGTCAGCGTGGAAGAGCGCGGGTAACTGGGCGATTCTCACCCAGCGCCCGAGCCAGTTGCCGGCAAATGTGGATGCACAGCGTTGGCGGGAGGCGGCAAATGCTACCGCCCAGTCGGGCCAAGAGCAGTCGGCGGCTCAGGCACTCAAGGTGCTGGCTGAACACAAATAA
- a CDS encoding efflux RND transporter permease subunit codes for MLGLVKTALHKPYTFIVLAIFICIIGPMAALRTPTDVFPDIGIPVVAVVWQYNGLSPDAMAGRVIYTYERSLSTTVNDIEHIESQSLPGMGIVKIFFQPGVDIRTANAQVTAVSQTVLKQMPPGITPPLILNYSASTVPILQMAFSSPSLSEARIRDLVQNNIRLPLSALPGLAMPTPMGGKQRQITLDLDPQALAAKGLSAQDVGNALALQNQIIPVGTAKLGPNEYTILLNNSPKAIDELNDLPIKSVDGAIITIGQVAHVRDGSPPQTNIVRVDGHRAVLMPALKNGSISTLSIIDGIRNMLPRINETLPPSLKTSLLGDASVFVKQSVGSVAQEGIIAALLTSAMILLFLGSWRSTLIIAASIPLAVLSAIALLAVSGQTLNVMTLGGLALAVGILVDDATVTIENINWHLEQGKAVKTAILDGAAQIVGPAFVSLLCICIVFVPMFLLQGIAGYLFRPMALAVIFAMASSFILSRTLVPTLAMFLLKPHTPEQGPGHHPEDQFINHHEGEQHTKPRNAVLQSVLNFQQGFERHFSNIRDTYHGLLTLALGARKRFIIGFLACVLASFVLLPSLGQDFFPATDAGALALHVRLPLGTRIEESAAAFDRIETRIREVIPAQELDTIVDNIGIPLSGIDMAYSSSGTIGPQDGDIQVTLKKDHAPTADYVKKLREALPQSFPGSHFAFLPADISSQILNFGAPAPLDVKISGRNDAENRAYAVELERRLQHVPGIADLRIQQSTGYPSLQVNVDRLRANGLGITEKDVTNSMVASLAGSSQVAPTFWLNPANGVSYSIVAATPQYRLDSLPSLEALPVTGADGQSQILGGVASISRVQSPAVVTHYNIEPTLDLYANVQGRDLGGVARDVQKVLDDTASMRPKGATISLHGQIDALHEAFSGLSFGLLGAVVLIYLLIVVNFQSWADPFVIITALPAALAGIVWMLFLSGTSLSVPALTGAILCMGVATANSILVVSFCRERLAEHGDALKAAMEAGYTRFRPVCMTALAMIIGMLPLALSEEQNAPLGRAVIGGLIFATIATLLFVPVVFSLVHGRHPTRATAGEMPHVV; via the coding sequence ATGCTCGGGCTGGTAAAGACCGCACTGCACAAGCCGTACACGTTCATCGTGCTGGCCATATTCATCTGCATCATCGGGCCCATGGCGGCCCTGCGTACGCCCACGGATGTTTTCCCCGATATCGGTATCCCCGTGGTCGCGGTGGTGTGGCAGTACAACGGCCTGTCGCCAGACGCCATGGCCGGGCGGGTGATCTACACCTACGAACGCTCCCTGAGCACCACGGTCAACGACATCGAACACATCGAATCGCAATCGCTGCCGGGCATGGGCATCGTCAAGATCTTCTTCCAGCCCGGCGTGGATATCCGTACCGCCAACGCCCAGGTCACGGCGGTGTCCCAGACCGTGCTCAAGCAGATGCCACCTGGCATCACACCGCCGCTGATCCTCAACTACAGCGCGTCCACCGTGCCGATCCTGCAAATGGCGTTCTCCAGCCCGAGCCTGTCGGAAGCCCGGATTCGCGACCTGGTGCAGAACAACATCCGCCTGCCGCTGAGCGCCCTGCCCGGCCTGGCGATGCCCACGCCAATGGGCGGCAAGCAGCGCCAGATCACCCTCGACCTCGACCCCCAGGCCCTGGCCGCCAAAGGCTTGTCGGCCCAGGACGTCGGCAATGCGCTGGCGCTGCAGAACCAGATCATCCCGGTGGGCACCGCCAAGCTCGGCCCCAACGAATACACGATCCTGCTGAACAACAGCCCCAAGGCCATCGACGAGCTCAATGACTTGCCGATCAAGAGCGTCGACGGCGCGATCATCACCATCGGCCAGGTCGCCCACGTGCGGGACGGCTCGCCGCCGCAGACCAATATCGTGCGCGTCGACGGCCACCGCGCCGTACTGATGCCGGCGTTGAAGAACGGCAGTATCTCGACCCTGTCGATCATCGATGGCATCCGCAACATGCTGCCGCGCATCAACGAAACCCTGCCGCCGTCGCTGAAGACATCGCTGTTGGGCGACGCCTCGGTGTTCGTCAAGCAATCGGTGGGCAGCGTGGCCCAGGAAGGCATCATCGCCGCCCTGCTGACCAGTGCGATGATCCTGCTGTTTCTCGGCAGCTGGCGCTCGACGCTGATCATTGCCGCATCGATTCCCCTGGCAGTGCTGTCGGCCATCGCGCTGCTGGCGGTCAGCGGGCAAACCCTCAATGTGATGACCCTGGGCGGCCTGGCCCTGGCGGTGGGCATCCTGGTGGACGACGCCACGGTGACCATCGAAAACATCAACTGGCACCTGGAACAAGGCAAGGCGGTGAAGACGGCGATCCTCGACGGCGCCGCACAAATCGTCGGCCCGGCGTTCGTCTCGCTGCTGTGCATCTGCATCGTGTTCGTGCCGATGTTTCTGCTGCAAGGCATCGCCGGTTATCTGTTCCGGCCGATGGCGCTGGCGGTGATCTTTGCCATGGCCAGTTCGTTCATCCTCTCGCGCACCCTGGTGCCGACACTGGCGATGTTCCTGCTCAAGCCCCACACACCCGAGCAAGGCCCGGGGCATCATCCGGAAGATCAATTCATCAACCACCACGAGGGCGAACAGCACACCAAGCCGCGCAACGCCGTGCTGCAATCGGTGCTGAACTTCCAGCAGGGATTCGAGCGGCACTTCTCGAATATCCGCGACACCTACCATGGCTTGCTGACGCTCGCACTGGGCGCGCGCAAGCGCTTTATCATCGGCTTTCTCGCCTGCGTGCTGGCCTCGTTCGTGTTGCTGCCGAGCCTGGGTCAGGATTTCTTCCCGGCGACCGATGCCGGTGCGCTGGCGCTGCATGTGCGCCTGCCACTGGGGACGCGTATCGAGGAAAGCGCCGCCGCGTTCGACCGTATCGAGACGCGCATTCGCGAGGTGATTCCGGCGCAGGAGCTGGACACCATTGTCGACAACATCGGCATTCCCCTCAGCGGTATCGACATGGCCTACAGCAGCAGCGGCACCATCGGCCCACAGGACGGTGACATCCAGGTCACCCTGAAAAAGGACCACGCGCCCACCGCCGACTACGTCAAAAAACTGCGTGAAGCTCTGCCGCAAAGTTTCCCCGGCAGTCACTTTGCGTTCCTGCCGGCAGACATCAGCAGCCAGATCCTCAACTTCGGCGCGCCGGCACCGCTGGACGTGAAAATCTCCGGGCGCAACGACGCAGAAAACCGCGCCTATGCCGTGGAGCTCGAACGCCGTTTACAACACGTACCCGGTATCGCCGACCTGCGCATCCAGCAGTCCACTGGCTACCCGTCGCTGCAGGTGAATGTGGACCGCCTGCGCGCCAATGGCCTGGGCATCACCGAGAAAGACGTGACCAACAGCATGGTCGCCTCCCTCGCCGGCAGCTCCCAGGTGGCCCCGACGTTCTGGCTGAACCCGGCCAATGGCGTGTCCTACTCGATTGTGGCTGCAACGCCGCAATACCGCCTCGACAGCCTGCCCTCGCTGGAGGCCCTGCCGGTGACCGGTGCCGATGGCCAGTCACAAATCCTTGGCGGGGTGGCGAGCATCTCGCGGGTACAAAGCCCGGCGGTGGTGACGCACTACAACATCGAACCCACCCTGGACCTGTACGCCAACGTGCAAGGCCGCGATCTTGGCGGCGTGGCCCGGGATGTGCAGAAAGTGCTGGATGACACCGCGTCCATGCGCCCCAAAGGCGCGACGATCAGCTTGCACGGGCAGATCGATGCACTGCATGAGGCGTTCAGCGGGTTGAGCTTCGGCCTGCTCGGCGCCGTGGTGCTGATCTACCTGCTGATCGTGGTCAACTTCCAGTCCTGGGCCGACCCCTTTGTGATCATCACCGCGCTGCCGGCGGCACTGGCGGGGATCGTGTGGATGCTGTTCCTCAGCGGCACCTCATTATCGGTGCCGGCCCTCACCGGCGCGATTCTGTGCATGGGCGTGGCCACCGCCAACTCGATCCTGGTGGTGAGCTTCTGCCGTGAGCGCCTGGCCGAGCATGGCGATGCGTTGAAAGCCGCGATGGAGGCCGGTTACACACGCTTTCGCCCGGTGTGCATGACCGCCCTGGCGATGATCATCGGCATGCTGCCCCTGGCGCTTTCCGAGGAGCAGAACGCACCACTGGGCCGCGCGGTGATCGGCGGCCTGATCTTCGCCACCATCGCCACTTTGTTGTTTGTTCCCGTGGTCTTCAGCCTGGTCCACGGTCGTCACCCTACTCGCGCAACTGCTGGAGAAATGCCCCATGTCGTCTGA
- a CDS encoding efflux RND transporter periplasmic adaptor subunit, translating to MSSDQKPSRKRLMLLGVGGLTLAALLVANGLHARTLHEQSVAAWTQTAAIPQVLVFQPQQNAAGDTLRLPAHLEAWSKAPIHARVSGYLKDWKVDIGSQVKAGQVLAQIDSPDLDQQLAQTHAHLIQEQANARLAATTATRWQNLLASHSVSRQEADEKTSNAAAAKANADAAAADYARLCALESYKTIRAPFAGTITARNTDIGQLIKADTDSDPELFSIADTHQLRLYVPVPQNYAAVIHPGLEAELSVPEHPGEHFKAHLIGDSTAIDRRSGTLLAQFVADNPNGELLPGDYAEASLPIPADTHGVSIPASALIFRAQGTQVAVLDGQNHVHLQDIHIGLDLGERLVIDQGLKPADRIIDNPPDALREGDPVQLAAATGGAHAPKA from the coding sequence ATGTCGTCTGATCAAAAACCCTCGCGCAAGCGTCTGATGCTCCTGGGTGTCGGCGGCCTGACCCTGGCCGCCCTGTTGGTCGCCAACGGCTTGCACGCCCGCACGCTGCATGAACAATCGGTCGCCGCCTGGACGCAAACCGCAGCCATTCCCCAAGTGCTGGTGTTCCAGCCCCAACAGAATGCGGCCGGCGATACGCTGCGCTTGCCAGCGCACCTGGAGGCCTGGAGCAAAGCGCCGATCCATGCGCGCGTCAGTGGCTACTTGAAAGACTGGAAAGTCGATATCGGCAGCCAGGTCAAGGCCGGGCAGGTCCTTGCGCAAATCGACAGCCCGGACCTGGACCAGCAACTGGCGCAGACCCATGCCCACCTGATCCAGGAACAGGCCAACGCGCGCCTCGCCGCCACCACCGCAACGCGCTGGCAAAACCTGTTGGCCAGCCATTCCGTGTCGCGCCAGGAGGCCGACGAGAAAACCTCGAATGCCGCCGCCGCCAAAGCCAATGCCGACGCGGCCGCCGCCGACTATGCGCGGCTGTGCGCACTGGAAAGCTATAAGACCATCCGCGCGCCCTTCGCCGGCACCATCACCGCGCGCAACACCGACATTGGCCAGTTGATCAAGGCCGACACTGACAGCGATCCGGAACTGTTCAGCATTGCCGACACCCACCAGTTGCGCCTGTACGTGCCGGTGCCACAGAACTACGCGGCGGTGATCCACCCCGGCCTCGAAGCCGAGCTGAGCGTGCCTGAGCACCCGGGCGAACACTTCAAGGCGCACCTGATCGGCGACTCCACGGCCATTGACCGACGCTCCGGCACCCTGCTCGCGCAATTCGTCGCCGACAACCCGAACGGTGAGCTGCTGCCCGGCGACTACGCCGAAGCCAGCTTGCCGATTCCGGCCGACACCCACGGCGTGAGCATCCCGGCCAGCGCGTTGATCTTTCGTGCCCAGGGCACCCAGGTCGCGGTGCTGGATGGGCAAAACCATGTGCACCTGCAAGACATCCATATCGGCCTGGACCTGGGCGAACGCCTGGTGATCGACCAGGGCCTGAAACCCGCCGATCGCATCATCGACAACCCGCCCGACGCCCTGCGCGAAGGCGACCCGGTGCAACTGGCAGCCGCCACTGGGGGTGCCCATGCACCCAAGGCTTAA
- a CDS encoding efflux transporter outer membrane subunit codes for MHPRLKPVAALMLLALQGCSMAPTYQVPSVDLPAGYREQTSDGPWHSAQPSDQLAPQWWKLYNDAKLDELQQHLLKANPDLAAALAHFDASQAYASQLHAGLFPKITASAQPLRQRQSDSKPLRGSSQPSVYNSNTANFSLSYDLDLWGKIRNQVAAGDAQAQASGDDLAVARLSLQHQLATLYVQLNGLDAQSRILNRSLDDFSQALQLTRSRYEGQIASELDLTRAQNQLAEAKAQLDEVRGQRNLTEHAIGELVGVAASDFSLPPTPQLIALPGIPSQLPSHLLQRRPDIAAAERRVFAANANIGVAKAAWYPDFSLTGLIGGQTQGVGNLLSAGNRYWALGPLMNVPIFDGGRLSANERQAKAEFEEASAQYRSRVLKAVREVEDNLAQLRDLQQQAQDEQAAADAAQHTQALAMNSYQAGAVSYLDVVTAQTAALQAQRTLQAVQTRQLQASVGLVTALGGGWEPGV; via the coding sequence ATGCACCCAAGGCTTAAACCTGTGGCGGCACTCATGTTGCTGGCGTTGCAAGGGTGCTCCATGGCGCCCACCTATCAGGTGCCGTCGGTTGACTTGCCGGCGGGTTACCGCGAACAGACCAGCGATGGCCCATGGCACAGCGCGCAACCGTCCGATCAACTGGCGCCTCAATGGTGGAAACTCTATAACGACGCGAAGCTCGATGAGCTGCAGCAACACCTGCTCAAGGCCAACCCGGACTTGGCCGCGGCGCTGGCCCATTTCGATGCCTCCCAGGCGTATGCCAGCCAGTTGCATGCGGGGCTGTTTCCAAAAATCACCGCCAGCGCACAACCGTTGCGCCAGCGCCAGTCGGATTCGAAACCGTTGCGCGGCAGCTCGCAGCCGTCGGTGTACAACAGCAACACTGCCAACTTTTCGTTGAGTTACGACCTGGACCTGTGGGGCAAAATTCGTAACCAGGTCGCAGCCGGCGACGCCCAGGCGCAAGCGTCCGGCGATGACTTGGCGGTGGCGCGCCTGAGCCTGCAGCATCAACTGGCAACGCTGTATGTGCAACTCAATGGGCTGGATGCCCAAAGCCGGATTCTGAACCGCTCGCTGGACGATTTCAGCCAGGCACTGCAACTCACCCGCAGCCGTTATGAAGGTCAGATCGCCTCGGAGCTGGACCTGACCCGTGCACAAAACCAACTGGCCGAGGCCAAGGCGCAGCTGGATGAAGTGCGCGGGCAGCGCAATCTGACCGAGCACGCCATCGGCGAACTGGTGGGCGTGGCGGCCAGTGATTTCTCACTGCCGCCCACCCCGCAATTGATCGCCTTGCCCGGCATTCCATCACAACTGCCGAGCCACCTGCTGCAACGCCGCCCGGACATCGCGGCAGCGGAGCGCCGAGTGTTTGCGGCCAATGCCAACATCGGCGTCGCCAAGGCGGCCTGGTATCCGGACTTCAGTCTGACCGGGTTGATTGGCGGCCAGACCCAGGGCGTGGGTAACCTGCTTTCGGCGGGCAATCGGTATTGGGCGCTGGGGCCGTTGATGAACGTACCCATCTTCGATGGCGGACGCCTGAGTGCCAACGAACGCCAGGCCAAGGCCGAGTTTGAAGAGGCTTCGGCGCAATACCGCAGCCGAGTGTTGAAAGCCGTTCGCGAGGTGGAAGATAACCTGGCGCAACTGCGCGATTTGCAGCAGCAGGCGCAGGATGAACAAGCGGCGGCGGATGCGGCGCAGCACACCCAGGCCCTGGCGATGAACAGCTATCAGGCCGGTGCGGTGAGTTACCTGGATGTGGTGACCGCACAGACGGCGGCATTGCAGGCGCAGCGGACGTTGCAGGCGGTGCAGACAAGGCAGTTGCAGGCGAGTGTGGGGTTGGTGACAGCGTTGGGGGGTGGCTGGGAACCGGGCGTTTAA
- a CDS encoding REP-associated tyrosine transposase produces the protein MPDLPASHRLRIGRYSEPNRIYLITTNTHERIRLFSDFHLGRLVVWQFRIAQYQGLANSLAWVIMPDHFHWLLELKKGTLANLMCQVKSKSTRTINGATGRKGRLWQESFHDRALRKEDDLVNMARYVVANPLRAGLVERIGDYPLWDAIWV, from the coding sequence ATGCCTGACTTACCCGCTTCACACCGCCTGCGCATCGGTCGGTACAGCGAACCGAACCGCATCTACTTGATTACCACCAATACCCATGAACGCATACGCCTGTTCAGCGATTTCCACCTCGGCCGCCTGGTCGTCTGGCAATTTCGAATCGCCCAATACCAAGGGCTGGCGAACTCCCTGGCATGGGTGATCATGCCCGACCATTTTCACTGGCTGCTTGAACTGAAAAAAGGCACGCTGGCAAATCTGATGTGCCAAGTAAAATCCAAAAGCACACGAACCATCAACGGCGCGACCGGCCGCAAAGGCCGGCTCTGGCAAGAAAGCTTCCACGACCGAGCACTGCGCAAAGAGGACGACCTGGTAAACATGGCCAGGTACGTGGTGGCCAACCCACTGCGAGCGGGCCTGGTCGAGCGGATTGGCGACTACCCACTGTGGGATGCCATCTGGGTCTGA
- a CDS encoding Zn-dependent hydrolase produces MNAALDVLQSTHQHINRDRLWQSLMDLAKLGATPKGGVCRLALTDLDRKARDLFVQWCEQAGCTVTVDGIGNIFARRPGRNPDLPPVMTGSHIDTQPTGGKFDGCFGVLAGVEVLRTLNDLKLETEAPLEVVVWTNEEGSRFPPCMMGSGVFAEKFSLADTLAKVDADGVSVGDALNAIGYAGARPVSGHKVGAYFEAHIEQGPILEDEKKTIGVVLGALGQKWFDLKLRGVEAHAGPTPMHLRKDALVGAAAVVAAVNAAALGHQPHACGTVGCLQAYPGSRNVIPGEVRMTLDFRHLEPERLDSMIAQVRKVIDETCAKHGLSFEMEPTADFPPLYFDKGCVDAVRDAANGLGLSNMDIVSGAGHDAIFIAELGPAGMIFVPCEGGISHNEIENAAPDDLAAGCAVLLRAMLAASAAIASGKLAA; encoded by the coding sequence ATGAACGCTGCCCTCGACGTTCTGCAATCGACCCATCAGCACATCAACCGCGACCGTTTGTGGCAGTCGCTGATGGACCTGGCCAAGCTCGGCGCCACCCCCAAAGGCGGGGTGTGCCGGCTGGCCCTCACCGACCTCGACCGCAAGGCCCGCGACCTGTTCGTGCAGTGGTGTGAGCAGGCCGGTTGCACGGTAACCGTCGATGGCATCGGCAATATCTTCGCCCGACGCCCGGGGCGCAATCCCGACCTGCCACCGGTGATGACCGGCAGCCATATCGACACCCAGCCCACTGGCGGCAAGTTCGACGGTTGCTTCGGCGTGCTGGCCGGTGTGGAAGTGCTGCGCACCCTCAACGACCTCAAGCTTGAAACCGAGGCGCCGCTGGAAGTGGTGGTGTGGACCAACGAAGAAGGCTCGCGCTTTCCACCCTGCATGATGGGGTCCGGGGTGTTCGCCGAAAAATTCAGCCTGGCCGATACCCTGGCCAAGGTCGATGCAGACGGCGTGAGCGTAGGCGATGCGTTGAATGCGATCGGCTATGCGGGCGCTCGCCCGGTCAGCGGGCACAAGGTAGGGGCTTACTTCGAAGCGCATATCGAACAAGGGCCGATTCTGGAGGACGAGAAAAAGACCATTGGCGTGGTGCTCGGCGCACTCGGGCAGAAGTGGTTCGACCTGAAACTGCGCGGCGTTGAGGCACACGCGGGGCCTACACCGATGCACCTGCGCAAGGATGCGTTGGTAGGCGCGGCCGCGGTGGTGGCTGCGGTGAATGCGGCGGCACTGGGGCATCAGCCCCATGCCTGCGGGACCGTGGGCTGCCTGCAGGCGTATCCCGGTTCGCGCAATGTCATTCCCGGCGAAGTGCGCATGACCCTGGATTTTCGTCATCTGGAGCCGGAGCGACTCGATTCGATGATTGCCCAGGTGCGCAAGGTGATCGATGAGACCTGTGCCAAGCATGGCTTGAGTTTCGAAATGGAACCCACCGCTGACTTCCCACCGCTGTACTTCGACAAGGGCTGCGTCGACGCCGTGCGCGATGCGGCCAATGGCTTGGGCTTGTCGAACATGGACATCGTCAGTGGGGCAGGGCACGACGCGATTTTCATTGCCGAGCTGGGGCCTGCGGGCATGATCTTTGTGCCGTGTGAGGGCGGCATCAGCCATAACGAAATCGAGAATGCTGCGCCGGATGATCTGGCGGCGGGGTGTGCGGTGCTGTTGCGCGCCATGCTGGCTGCTTCGGCCGCCATTGCCAGCGGCAAACTTGCGGCCTGA